The Salvia miltiorrhiza cultivar Shanhuang (shh) chromosome 2, IMPLAD_Smil_shh, whole genome shotgun sequence DNA window TTGTAAATAAATTtgcataatttaattttacaagatTCATTTTTAGTGCTTAATGTAATTGTCTGTGAGTCTGTGATAGTTGACAGCTTCTGTTAATCTTGAAAATAAACCATGGGATGGTGGGGCccgggtggggtgggggggtggtggCGTGAATGCTTGTTGTCACGCCGTCCAAACAAACCTTTGAGCCAATATCAGCCACCCCACGCGTAATCAATAACAATTTTTACACAATATATAAGCTCTGTATCTataggtgtgtgtgtgtgtgtgtgttggaagttaatagtattaattagtGGTAGTGCGGTTTTGCTTCTGCTCATCTCATGCTCatataaatattcattaatTACATCTCTCTCTCGCCACCAAATTTAACCAACATTTGATAACTTGTTATCCGCTATTTGCTTCATTAACATTGCATATTCatcaccctctctctctatttctatatctctctctctctatatatatatacgcacacacacatatatcgACAGACCATTCTCTCTATaagtttctctctctatctctcaagAACCGGACGATCGCGCGAGCTTCGGTTAGTACATTATTCTATTAGATGCTTGTAATTTTTGCATGAGCTTCATGTTATGCTCCGACCTCTCGAAACGAGCAATTGCTTGTTTCGATAGGtgaaaatgaaaaaggaaaaacacTACATGACCAATGAGACAATTTCATCTAAGTTTCCATGCATGTGTGAGCTTGCATTACACATAATATTCTGCACAGGTGAGGGGGAGGGTGGGCTTCAGCCCCCACCAAGCAATCtcttttttgaatttaattcttataaatcatcaaattatcatatttttgtgtgatttttttATACAAAAGCCACTATCATCTCACCGAATCATAGAAAAATTATACATACAAGTATACAAccctatcaatttttttttttttctgcatcCGCCCTATATGAATATCTAAGTTTGAGAGGGAGagaagtatatatattattataaaattagaTAAGTTAGCTTACTAATTACATGTATAAGCTTAAGCTGATAAATTATTCAACAAGAGTATAAGGGGGTGGGTACTGAAAACCCCTTGTGCACCAGGAAGCATGGAGTAGAATGTACTCAAAGAAATGAACATGCTGATCatgtccctctctctctctctttctaaagTCAATGTTTTCGGCCAATACCATCTACTACTTTTGTGTTCAATATACTTTCTCTTAATCACTATACATGCAACTATGTGATTGGCCTATGTTTCTAGATGCCCCCAATTTTTCCCTCATAAACCACTGTTTCAAAACACATGTTATCAAACCTCGCTGGGACCATCATTCCATTTTGCTCACGAATGGATATGCAATGAATCATTGCATTTCTCGGATCAAAGAGTTGTGTGAATTTCACTAAAGTGCCTTTTCACACAGTGACAAACATCTCCCCACACCATTTTAGTGCTTTTCATGATCTCTAAATCAATGGAATATGTTACCTAGCTAGTCTCTCTCTAAaggcctctccctctctctctagattCGAGAAGAAGATGGACATGGAGTCGTGCGTCCCCCCCGGCTTCCGATTCCACCCCACCGAGGAAGAGCTCGTAGGCTACTACCTCAAGAGGAAGATCGATGATCTGAAAATCGACCTCGACGTCATCATCGAGGTCGATCTCTACAAAATTGAGCCATGGGACATTCAAGGTAAGTCGGAACTAAATTTCCCGGCCCAAGGCCTCAAATTTGAGTTCTCGATTACAcagtttttaaaaatatttgtttcttctgaaaaaagaaataaatttccTAGAACAATGATGATTGGCTTATTAGATGATGATGGTATGTGATGAACAACAGATAGGTGCAAATTGGGATATGAAGAGCAGAATGAGTGGTACTTCTTCAGCCACAAGGATAGGAAGTATCCGACGGGGACGCGGACCAATAGGGCGACGACAGCTGGATTCTGGAAGGCGACCGGAAGGGACAAGGCGGTGCTGTCCAAGGACAAGATCATAGGCATGAGGAAGACGTTGGTCTTCTACAAAGGCCGCGCCCCCAATGGCCGCAAAACGGATTGGATCATGCATGAGTATCGCCTTCAGACTTTCGAGCACGGACCTCCTCAGGTAATTATTCTAATTCTCTGCAAACCTtcaactgttttttttttttttaataaataaaacaaaatttaagGTTGTTTTCTCTATAAAGTTTGAGCCATAAAATGTACGTACTTGACCCTATCTATGATCGATttccaaaaattaatactaGTGTGTAATGCAATTTTGTGGCTTTAATTAGGTTGATCTCCATTGAAATGTTCCTTTTGAATTTAGTGGCATGCTATGTTACTTAAATTTCATGTGAAGAGCCactttttttgtgtgtgtaatGATTTCAAAACATGTCTCCCATTCTTTCTTTCATAGAGCACTTTCTAAGGTTGAAAGTTAATGAccttaaaagaaaataaaaaaaaactcggTCTCTCTTTATTATTTCCCACATTCGAAATTTTGTTTCATTCTCGTGTTACATCTCGCGTGTCTCACAACGctaatggaaaaaaaataaaacagaaaaaaaaacccTCCATCTCGTTATTGTTTTTTCTACATTCTCTTGCTGCTCACAACGCTGCACGCGAGAGAAATTCTCACATATTTTCGTATTACATCTCGTGTCTCGCAATGCTAATGTAAAAAATTAACTCCATCGCTACATTCTCTTGCTGCTCACAACACTACAAGAGAAAGTTTGTTACATTTTCGTATTACATAtcatatatgaaaaaaaaaaaaagacttcatctctctttattgttttttctaTATATGATCTCTTGCCGCTTTCAATGCAGCAAGAGAATATTTGCATTACATTTTCATGTTACATCTTGTGCCTCGTCCCACAGGAAGAAGGGTGGGTTGTCTGCCGCGCGTTCAAGAAACCGAACCCGAGCCACAAGCAAGGCTACGAGGCTTGGAACTACATGAGATCTTCTAACatgagcagcagcagcagcagcggcagctaCTGCTACAGGCCTCCATCCTATCCCAACCTGCCTAGCTACGACCCGAACCAAAACCTTCACCAGCGGCCGCCATTCTCAGCCGCCGAAGCTCTCAAGCCCAGCAGCTGCGCTTTCGATGGCCAGATGGTAGAGATCCCGAAGCTCGACAGCCCCTCGAGCTTCGCCACGAA harbors:
- the LOC131010153 gene encoding NAC domain-containing protein 30-like; amino-acid sequence: MDMESCVPPGFRFHPTEEELVGYYLKRKIDDLKIDLDVIIEVDLYKIEPWDIQDRCKLGYEEQNEWYFFSHKDRKYPTGTRTNRATTAGFWKATGRDKAVLSKDKIIGMRKTLVFYKGRAPNGRKTDWIMHEYRLQTFEHGPPQEEGWVVCRAFKKPNPSHKQGYEAWNYMRSSNMSSSSSSGSYCYRPPSYPNLPSYDPNQNLHQRPPFSAAEALKPSSCAFDGQMVEIPKLDSPSSFATNNDSSFANEEAHEDIKSSFGSHFSFDYKLSHQLMGTTSFDYTNMPLVPHGDELDDQSHLSHVLECFPDL